DNA sequence from the Streptomyces sp. MST-110588 genome:
CGACCCGGGGCGGGGCCGGGCGCAGGGCCGGACGTGAGCGCCCGCGCCCGCCGCGGGCCGTCGTCAGTCGGAAACGGTGATCGAGGCGGCCGGGTCGGTGGTGTCGGACACCTTGTACGTGGCGTTGAACGTCGAGGTGGTCGCGCTGGTCGGGCAGCCGAACCCGCCGGTCACCGTGACCGGCACCGAGGCGTTGGTGAAGGTCAGGGAGGACGGGCTGCCGTTGGTCCAGGTGCCGGTCACGGTCGCCGGCGCGCTGGGTGCCGCGGTCACCGTACAACTCGCCAGTCCGCTGGTCTTCAGGACGAAGCCGCCGGACGGGATGGTCAGCCCGGCGGTCGCCGGCGCCCCGTTCTGCATCGAGACGCCCCAGGGCCCGCCGGTGGTGATGGTGGCGCTGACGCCGGGCAGGCTGGTGGTGCACGAGCTGTAGCTCGGCGCACCGATGGTGTTGCTGACCGGTCCGTCCGCGTTGTGGTTGTCGGGAGCGGCCGGGACCTGCCCGTCGGCCTTCGAGACGGAGCAGGTCACCGTCACCGAACCGGCTTTGAACGTCGCCTTGCCGCCGCCGTTGAGTTCGGCGACGTAGGAATGCCCGGCGGGGGAGACGGTGGTGGACCCGGCGGCGGGGCCGTTTCCGGGCCCGGTGGCGGTGGGCTGAGCGGCGGCCGGGCCGGTGACGGCCAGTGTCATCGCGGCGGACGCGAGGATTCCCGTTCCGGCGGCGAGCAGCGTACGCGAACGTAAAGCTCCGTGCGTCATCTCGTGTCTCCTTCTGCGGGTGCGGGTGCGGGTGCAGGTGCGGACGTAGGCATGGGCGTGGAGGTGGAAGCGGGTACGGGTACGGAGAGGGGCGCGAGCGCGGCTGCGTGATCCGTACGCGTACCGGTCGGCGGCACAGGATCGGGCCCGGCCACGGGGCGTGGCTGCCAGGCGAAGATCATGCCGCCACCGAGAATGCCGACGACCGTGCCGAAGAGGAACCCGCCGAGATTGGACATGACCAGCGCCGCCGCGGCGACCATGACGGTGAGAATTCCCGCCAGTCCCCGGTAGTGCGGCGCGAACCACGCGGCCAGCCCCATCAGGATCATCACCAGTCCCATGAGTACGGACGGGATCCCGGCGATGCCCTGCTGGAGCATGATCTTCAACGGTGCCAGAGGGATGGCGCAGATTTCCGCCCCCGCGACGATCGCCGCCAGGCCACCCCAGAAGGGACGCCCCTTGCGCCAGCGCCGCCACCGGGCCCATGGCCCCAGACGCGCGCCGGAGCCCGGAACCACGCCGTCAGCGCCCACGGCCGGACCGCCCCCGGCGTACGGCCCGGTGCCCGCATGGCCCTCGGCTGGAGCACCCGTCTCCGCACTGGCATCCGTGGCCGTACCGGCATCCGTGGCCGCACTGGCGATGGTGGGAGTTCCGGGGCGGCGGTCCGGTCCGAGAGCGGCCGTCATGTCAGTAGCATTCCTTCTTGCCCTTGGTGATGTTCATGCTCAGGCCGGACAGCTTGAAGGTCCCCGCATTGGTCGCCCAGGCGGTCTGCCGCAGCTTGGTGATCTTGACCTTGTCGGCCTGCTGGGCGAAGAGATCCTGCATGCCCTGGGCGGTCTCCGGGCCCTTGTCCAGGGTCGAGGCATCGCGGCCGATCTCGATGTTGTCGAAGTCCGCGTTGCCGGAGAGCTGAGTCGCGT
Encoded proteins:
- a CDS encoding DUF6114 domain-containing protein, which encodes MTAALGPDRRPGTPTIASAATDAGTATDASAETGAPAEGHAGTGPYAGGGPAVGADGVVPGSGARLGPWARWRRWRKGRPFWGGLAAIVAGAEICAIPLAPLKIMLQQGIAGIPSVLMGLVMILMGLAAWFAPHYRGLAGILTVMVAAAALVMSNLGGFLFGTVVGILGGGMIFAWQPRPVAGPDPVPPTGTRTDHAAALAPLSVPVPASTSTPMPTSAPAPAPAPAEGDTR